A single Corynebacterium stationis DNA region contains:
- a CDS encoding amidase, protein MTESISDLANALDHLTPEEHGFSYIALDREPVAQGDLSGWIIPAKDLYDVAGMPTTFGSKARTRMATETDPFITAYEARGARIPGKSVSSELGLTVDAEPRDLPAVDNPIWPGHTPGGSSGGAAAMVARGLVRAAHASDAGGSIRIPAAACGIVGFKPSADTLAVHGYLTTSVQDQAFLHQIEPRLERKLRIGVLTTPIIAKTQVQQEYLTAVAEAAQQLADAGHDIIEVGDWPEAEITFGHFTNLFSHRLVELEHYDYIAEWLREKGLKVTPEQVTGSEVYARELKGKLAEHWGVDVILNPTIASDPPKIGAFSSLPPAENFAAQAKWVPWTSLFNIAGTCAISLPWPVPGRFQPAAVHLGSLTLDDPELLALAEGLHV, encoded by the coding sequence ATGACGGAATCAATTTCAGATCTTGCCAATGCCCTGGACCATCTCACTCCGGAAGAACACGGATTTTCCTATATTGCCCTTGACCGCGAGCCGGTAGCGCAAGGCGATTTGTCGGGGTGGATTATCCCGGCCAAAGACCTTTATGACGTTGCAGGTATGCCCACCACCTTCGGCTCCAAGGCGCGCACGCGCATGGCAACGGAGACAGACCCTTTCATCACCGCCTACGAAGCGCGCGGAGCACGCATTCCTGGAAAGTCGGTGTCTTCAGAGCTGGGATTAACCGTGGATGCCGAGCCACGCGACCTGCCGGCGGTAGATAACCCAATCTGGCCAGGACATACACCAGGTGGTTCCTCGGGCGGTGCGGCAGCGATGGTGGCGCGCGGGCTGGTGCGCGCCGCACACGCCTCTGACGCGGGTGGATCCATTCGTATTCCGGCGGCTGCCTGCGGAATTGTCGGATTCAAGCCATCCGCCGATACGCTCGCCGTGCATGGCTACTTGACTACTTCCGTGCAAGACCAGGCATTTTTGCACCAGATTGAGCCGCGTCTAGAGCGCAAACTTCGTATCGGCGTGCTGACCACCCCAATTATCGCTAAGACACAGGTGCAGCAGGAGTACCTCACGGCAGTGGCAGAGGCCGCACAGCAGCTTGCCGATGCCGGCCACGACATCATCGAGGTCGGCGACTGGCCAGAAGCCGAGATAACTTTCGGGCATTTCACCAACCTATTTTCGCATCGGTTAGTGGAATTGGAGCACTATGACTACATCGCTGAGTGGCTGCGCGAAAAGGGGCTTAAGGTAACGCCAGAACAGGTCACGGGGTCCGAAGTCTACGCCCGCGAGTTGAAAGGCAAGCTCGCAGAGCATTGGGGTGTGGATGTCATTCTCAATCCCACCATCGCATCCGATCCGCCAAAGATTGGCGCATTCTCATCCCTGCCGCCGGCAGAGAACTTCGCAGCCCAAGCCAAATGGGTGCCGTGGACATCGTTGTTCAATATCGCGGGTACCTGCGCGATTTCATTGCCGTGGCCGGTGCCGGGCCGTTTCCAGCCAGCGGCGGTTCATTTGGGCTCGCTGACTTTAGACGATCCTGAGCTATTAGCGCTGGCAGAAGGCCTACACGTCTAA
- a CDS encoding helix-turn-helix transcriptional regulator produces the protein MDNNLKSLREQHGLSQQKLADALGVSRQTIISIEKGRYDPSLPLAFQLAAQFDCAIEDLFIPDSPTP, from the coding sequence ATGGACAATAACTTGAAATCCCTGCGCGAGCAGCACGGTCTTTCGCAACAAAAGCTTGCCGATGCCTTGGGCGTTTCCCGCCAGACCATCATCAGTATTGAAAAAGGCCGCTACGATCCCTCACTGCCGCTCGCGTTCCAGCTTGCCGCGCAGTTCGATTGCGCCATCGAGGACCTATTTATCCCTGATTCCCCGACGCCCTAA
- a CDS encoding LysR family transcriptional regulator: MNFHDIEGFLAIVRAVDAGENLTDAADDLYLSQSALTRRLQRLEQELGTSLFERHGRKLALNTRGQAFLPHAQAMIDERTQAIDNVARLMDPGRGRVRLDFMHSLGTWMVPDLLRSYRQMYPHVQFALHQGAAQYLTDRIRAGVSDIALVGPKPQDLAAPGQVQLRWHQLEMQRLAIAVPEGHWASTRKSIAMAELADEPFIGMLPGYGTRMLLNSLAAEAGFVPRFVFESMELTTVSGLVTAGLGCALLPLDDPYLNATNLIPLEPARYRELGMVWRDGDDAPPVKQFRDFIRASGNQG; encoded by the coding sequence ATGAATTTTCACGACATTGAAGGATTTCTGGCGATCGTGCGCGCAGTGGATGCCGGGGAGAATCTCACCGACGCCGCGGATGACCTGTATCTTTCGCAATCTGCCTTAACTCGCAGGCTGCAGCGACTAGAGCAGGAGCTGGGCACTTCTTTGTTTGAGCGCCATGGCCGCAAGTTGGCCCTAAACACCCGTGGGCAGGCATTTTTGCCGCACGCACAAGCCATGATCGATGAACGCACGCAGGCAATAGATAACGTCGCACGCTTGATGGATCCGGGACGCGGCCGTGTGCGCCTAGATTTCATGCACTCCTTGGGCACCTGGATGGTGCCTGACCTTTTGCGTAGCTACCGGCAGATGTACCCGCATGTGCAATTTGCGCTGCACCAAGGAGCGGCGCAGTATTTGACGGATCGGATTCGCGCTGGGGTCAGTGATATCGCGCTCGTGGGCCCGAAGCCACAGGATCTGGCCGCGCCGGGCCAAGTTCAGCTGCGCTGGCACCAGTTGGAGATGCAACGGCTGGCGATTGCGGTGCCGGAAGGGCATTGGGCATCGACAAGAAAAAGCATCGCCATGGCAGAGCTTGCCGATGAACCCTTTATCGGTATGTTGCCTGGCTACGGCACGCGCATGCTATTAAATTCTTTGGCTGCTGAGGCGGGCTTTGTGCCGCGGTTCGTGTTTGAATCCATGGAACTGACCACGGTCTCCGGGCTGGTCACCGCTGGTTTGGGCTGCGCACTGCTGCCTTTAGACGACCCGTATCTAAATGCCACAAACTTAATTCCACTCGAGCCCGCGCGCTACCGTGAACTCGGCATGGTGTGGCGCGACGGAGATGATGCCCCGCCGGTGAAACAATTCCGGGATTTTATTAGGGCGTCGGGGAATCAGGGATAA
- a CDS encoding MFS transporter — protein sequence MQRNTRAMVAVLFVGLAIFSGLYSTQAMLPTFVEVLGFTPTEAALTVSAATGALALCIVPLSILSERFGRGRLLVISVVLATILAFAVPLVGENVLAIIAVRALQGAVLAGAPAVAMAWLSEELDEDILPRAMGLYIAGNTLGGIAGRLIPTGLLDFTGWRGALLGSAAVSAIFAVLFVILLPKQENFRPKQLHFKAEIRAMINHWRNLELGLLFLFAFLGMGAFVSMYNFITFRLIHHFGLPVTLTGLVFLMYLAGTWSSARVGTIINKYGHSKTFVVSSVLYALGIVMTLGPLPVLLAGMFIFTAGFFAAHSTASGWVGHAAATNRAEASSMYLLCYYAGSSAVGAASGLVFEATSWTGFIAFISCFTVAVILIGAWLLKSTSRVKEPVAV from the coding sequence ATGCAAAGAAATACCCGCGCCATGGTCGCCGTGCTCTTTGTGGGCTTGGCAATCTTTTCAGGTCTGTACTCCACCCAGGCTATGCTGCCGACCTTCGTCGAAGTGCTGGGCTTTACCCCGACTGAGGCCGCGCTGACCGTTTCTGCTGCGACCGGTGCTTTGGCGCTGTGCATCGTGCCGCTATCTATCTTGTCTGAGCGTTTTGGACGCGGGCGGCTATTGGTTATCTCTGTAGTACTCGCTACCATCTTGGCTTTTGCAGTGCCACTGGTTGGCGAGAATGTTTTGGCTATCATTGCCGTCCGCGCACTACAGGGGGCTGTTTTGGCCGGTGCCCCGGCTGTGGCGATGGCGTGGTTGTCAGAAGAACTCGACGAGGATATCTTGCCGCGCGCGATGGGACTGTACATCGCCGGCAATACCCTCGGCGGAATCGCCGGCCGCCTGATTCCCACCGGGCTGCTGGACTTTACCGGCTGGCGCGGCGCACTGTTGGGATCTGCGGCAGTGTCAGCGATTTTCGCTGTGCTCTTTGTCATTTTGCTGCCTAAACAGGAAAACTTCCGGCCTAAGCAGCTGCACTTTAAAGCCGAAATACGCGCGATGATTAATCACTGGCGCAATCTGGAGCTCGGCCTGCTTTTCCTTTTCGCCTTCTTAGGCATGGGCGCTTTTGTCTCCATGTATAACTTCATTACATTCCGGCTCATCCACCACTTTGGCTTACCAGTGACACTGACGGGCCTGGTGTTTTTGATGTATCTGGCGGGCACGTGGTCATCAGCACGTGTGGGCACCATCATCAATAAATACGGCCACAGCAAGACTTTCGTTGTCTCCTCAGTGCTGTATGCCTTGGGCATTGTGATGACACTCGGGCCGCTGCCGGTGCTGTTGGCCGGCATGTTCATTTTTACCGCGGGCTTTTTCGCGGCCCACTCCACCGCCTCTGGCTGGGTCGGCCACGCCGCTGCCACCAACCGCGCTGAGGCGTCCAGCATGTATCTGCTGTGCTACTACGCCGGCTCGTCCGCCGTCGGCGCTGCGTCCGGCCTTGTCTTTGAAGCCACCTCGTGGACTGGCTTTATCGCCTTTATCTCCTGTTTCACCGTCGCGGTCATCCTCATCGGCGCATGGCTGCTGAAATCCACCAGCCGTGTTAAAGAGCCCGTTGCGGTGTAA
- a CDS encoding TM0106 family RecB-like putative nuclease has translation MRVEKQVRASDLVGCRYRLVQRRTHPEVPRTDAAQARAARYDAAREAVWEKFPRKSDSRRRVFRRIDLGPLPAEDPRLRSLETLEALATGATHITGAVFTNEKWLVGVDMLVREGASTSESSYTPVMVSTHRVARKHDSVKILGVPTHRLGLSEPLELGYKPRHHVLDGYHLAMAARALEDLGLNSGRGALVGQDQSLAFYSDTASYQPALDAALAAVEPANLPTQPRRVKECASCRFWPLCEPELKAMDDISLFLPGDRARAYREDGINTVQGLIDASLGLPSQLASAWRDGTVLLAHGDITMPRADVEIDVDMEAYMDQGAYLWGAWMDGTYYDFVTWEKLGSKAEAHNFADFWTWLMERRDEAHAAGKTFAAYCYSAHGENHWMRMSAQRFHEHTPGVPSVEEVNAFINSGEWVDMFVHVKKNFDGPYGLSLKTVAPQAGFNWEQGDFDGEESVNARRVAIGIDETAMRAREMLLTYNADDVQATLAVREWMSDNAPGVPRL, from the coding sequence ATGAGAGTGGAAAAACAGGTACGTGCGTCAGATCTCGTGGGCTGCCGATATCGGCTCGTCCAGCGTCGCACCCACCCCGAGGTCCCGCGCACCGATGCAGCACAAGCCCGTGCCGCACGCTATGACGCCGCGCGTGAGGCCGTGTGGGAGAAATTCCCCCGCAAATCAGATTCGCGTCGCAGAGTTTTTCGTCGCATCGATCTGGGTCCTCTTCCCGCTGAAGATCCGAGGCTGCGTTCTTTAGAGACCTTAGAAGCTCTCGCCACTGGCGCAACGCACATCACCGGTGCAGTCTTCACCAATGAGAAGTGGCTGGTGGGGGTGGATATGTTGGTGCGCGAGGGGGCATCGACAAGCGAAAGCTCCTATACCCCGGTGATGGTCTCTACCCACCGTGTGGCGCGCAAACATGACTCCGTGAAAATTCTGGGCGTGCCCACCCACCGGCTGGGCTTAAGTGAGCCTTTAGAACTTGGTTATAAGCCGCGGCACCACGTGCTTGATGGCTACCATTTGGCGATGGCCGCGCGGGCGCTCGAAGACCTAGGGCTGAATTCGGGCCGTGGTGCGCTGGTAGGCCAAGACCAGTCTCTGGCCTTTTATTCTGATACCGCAAGCTACCAGCCAGCCTTGGACGCGGCTTTGGCGGCGGTGGAGCCGGCGAACCTGCCCACCCAGCCGCGGCGGGTCAAAGAGTGTGCTAGCTGCCGCTTTTGGCCTTTGTGTGAACCAGAGCTCAAAGCCATGGATGATATCAGCCTCTTTCTCCCTGGCGACCGCGCGCGAGCATATCGCGAAGACGGAATTAATACGGTGCAAGGGCTTATCGATGCCTCCCTCGGCCTTCCTTCACAGCTCGCCTCCGCGTGGCGCGACGGCACAGTGTTATTAGCCCACGGAGATATCACCATGCCGCGTGCCGATGTTGAAATTGATGTGGACATGGAAGCGTACATGGACCAAGGCGCATACCTGTGGGGTGCGTGGATGGACGGTACCTACTACGACTTCGTCACCTGGGAGAAGCTGGGTTCCAAGGCTGAGGCGCATAATTTCGCGGACTTTTGGACCTGGTTGATGGAAAGGCGTGACGAGGCGCATGCGGCGGGCAAGACTTTTGCTGCCTATTGCTACTCGGCGCACGGTGAAAACCACTGGATGCGCATGTCAGCGCAGCGTTTTCATGAGCACACCCCGGGCGTTCCCTCAGTGGAGGAAGTCAACGCGTTTATCAATTCAGGTGAATGGGTGGACATGTTCGTCCACGTGAAGAAGAACTTCGACGGTCCCTATGGTTTGAGCCTGAAGACGGTGGCACCACAGGCTGGTTTTAACTGGGAGCAGGGCGATTTCGACGGCGAAGAATCCGTCAACGCGCGCCGGGTTGCTATTGGCATAGATGAGACGGCAATGCGTGCGCGGGAGATGCTATTGACCTATAACGCCGATGACGTGCAGGCAACGCTCGCGGTGCGTGAGTGGATGAGCGATAACGCGCCGGGCGTCCCACGTCTGTGA
- a CDS encoding DUF6474 family protein, which produces MSLLKKFRKSRRAAKAELKAAKTKAKAEVKSADKARKRQQKLLANQEKQLVKSEEKGLKQRRKHELNLAKTELEKLRAGRFNTDNVKRYAGAARTAAPLLLPLLYRAIVSGRQQFEQSRAKKAGVTTDQLASFAGHGASIKARTQGIRNTLDENGSLPAGFKRDIKERLDDLDAAVDNAELMTPQQRRRAHSSINREIDMVTQEIQDRITRG; this is translated from the coding sequence ATGAGCCTTCTGAAGAAATTCCGCAAGTCACGTCGCGCCGCTAAAGCTGAGTTGAAGGCGGCAAAAACCAAGGCGAAAGCCGAGGTCAAGTCCGCAGACAAGGCGCGCAAGCGCCAGCAGAAGCTTCTGGCCAATCAGGAGAAGCAGCTGGTTAAGTCCGAAGAGAAGGGGCTAAAGCAGCGCCGCAAGCATGAGCTTAACCTTGCTAAGACCGAATTGGAAAAGCTGCGCGCGGGCCGCTTTAATACCGATAACGTCAAACGCTACGCCGGCGCGGCGCGCACTGCCGCTCCTTTGCTGTTGCCTTTGCTTTACCGCGCTATTGTCTCCGGCCGCCAGCAATTCGAGCAAAGCCGCGCGAAAAAGGCCGGTGTCACTACCGATCAGCTCGCTTCTTTCGCTGGCCACGGCGCTTCTATCAAGGCCCGCACCCAAGGTATCCGCAACACACTTGATGAGAATGGTTCCTTGCCGGCGGGTTTCAAGCGTGACATCAAAGAACGCCTCGATGACCTTGATGCTGCCGTTGATAACGCCGAGCTCATGACCCCACAGCAGCGCCGCCGCGCGCACAGCTCGATTAACCGCGAGATCGATATGGTGACCCAAGAAATCCAGGACCGCATCACCCGGGGTTAA
- a CDS encoding response regulator has translation MIRVLLADDHEIVRLGLRAILEEAQDIEVVGEVATAEAAITAAQAGGIDVILMDLRFGAGIEGTRVMGGAEATQRIRQAMDKPPKVLVVTNYDTDADILGAIEAGAVGYLLKDAPPLELTNAVRSAAEGDSALSSMVADRLMTRVRTPRSSLTPRELEVLQLVAGGSSNREIGQELMLSEATVKSHLVHIYDKLGVRSRTSAVAAAREQGVL, from the coding sequence GTGATTCGTGTCTTGCTAGCTGACGACCACGAAATCGTTCGTCTGGGCCTTCGTGCAATTTTGGAAGAAGCCCAAGACATTGAAGTGGTCGGCGAGGTAGCCACAGCCGAGGCTGCGATCACCGCGGCCCAAGCAGGCGGAATCGACGTCATCTTGATGGACCTGCGTTTCGGCGCAGGTATTGAAGGAACCCGCGTGATGGGTGGTGCCGAGGCAACCCAGCGGATCCGTCAGGCGATGGATAAACCGCCGAAGGTGCTAGTGGTGACAAACTACGACACGGACGCCGATATCCTCGGTGCCATCGAAGCAGGCGCTGTTGGCTACCTGCTCAAAGATGCGCCGCCGCTGGAGCTCACCAACGCGGTGCGTTCCGCAGCCGAGGGTGATTCCGCGCTGTCGTCGATGGTCGCTGACCGTTTGATGACCCGCGTGCGCACCCCGCGCTCCTCGCTGACCCCGCGCGAGCTAGAGGTTCTGCAACTAGTCGCAGGTGGCTCCTCGAACCGCGAAATCGGCCAGGAACTGATGCTTTCGGAAGCAACCGTGAAATCGCACCTCGTGCACATCTACGACAAGTTAGGCGTGCGCTCTCGCACCTCTGCTGTCGCAGCTGCCCGCGAGCAGGGTGTGCTTTAG
- a CDS encoding sensor histidine kinase, producing the protein MSYSLDQDELEAIESSEGAEIMRNGVHILTATILVVAILMSVRMDLSLAVLNLVLLSLFAGLYFVGSYYLERMTGVWKLAWLIALTVVWIADILVASAGIYLLFVLFFLYLRVLGMVWGSISVIFGTAVSVGIQIPQGLTFGGVMGPVVSALVTVAIFYAFTRLHEINTERTALIRELMETREQLAETERAAGVAGERQRIAHEIHDTLAQGLSSIQMLLHAANRDLDGDINVDKARERIGLARQTAADNLQEARAMIAALQPAALSQTSLVGALDRMAQGFAAAADLNIEVEADGEVTQLPMKLEAVLLRIAQGAVGNVAKHAQATRARITVSYSDDAVRVDIVDNGVGFDVKAVESRPAGLGHIGLAAMKRRAEEVSGEVVIESSPGNGTAVSVSVPLTTNAH; encoded by the coding sequence ATGAGTTACAGTCTAGATCAGGACGAGCTAGAAGCCATCGAGTCCTCTGAGGGCGCAGAAATCATGCGCAACGGCGTGCATATTCTCACCGCGACAATCCTCGTGGTGGCAATTTTGATGTCGGTGCGCATGGACCTGTCGCTCGCCGTGCTGAATTTGGTACTGCTCTCGCTGTTTGCTGGGCTGTATTTTGTAGGCAGCTACTATCTGGAGCGCATGACTGGCGTCTGGAAATTAGCGTGGTTGATAGCGCTGACGGTTGTGTGGATAGCCGATATTCTGGTTGCTTCTGCAGGCATCTACCTGCTCTTCGTGCTGTTTTTCTTGTATTTGCGTGTACTCGGAATGGTCTGGGGCAGCATCTCAGTGATTTTTGGAACCGCGGTATCCGTTGGTATTCAAATTCCGCAGGGTCTGACCTTTGGCGGGGTGATGGGGCCTGTCGTTTCCGCGCTGGTCACCGTGGCGATTTTTTATGCCTTTACGCGCCTTCATGAGATTAATACTGAGCGCACGGCATTGATTCGGGAATTGATGGAAACGCGCGAGCAGCTGGCAGAGACCGAGCGCGCGGCTGGTGTCGCGGGGGAGCGCCAGCGCATTGCCCATGAAATTCATGACACGCTCGCGCAAGGACTATCGTCGATACAAATGCTCTTGCATGCGGCTAACCGGGATTTAGACGGTGATATTAACGTGGATAAAGCACGTGAGCGCATTGGCCTGGCGCGACAAACCGCGGCGGATAATCTCCAAGAAGCCCGCGCCATGATTGCCGCGCTGCAGCCGGCAGCGCTGTCGCAAACCTCACTGGTGGGTGCGTTGGACCGAATGGCACAAGGCTTTGCCGCAGCGGCGGACCTTAATATCGAGGTGGAAGCAGATGGTGAGGTTACTCAGCTGCCGATGAAGCTCGAAGCCGTCTTGCTGCGCATCGCACAGGGGGCTGTGGGTAATGTGGCAAAACATGCTCAGGCTACGCGCGCGCGAATTACAGTGTCTTATTCTGACGACGCGGTGCGAGTAGACATCGTCGACAATGGCGTCGGTTTTGATGTGAAAGCCGTCGAGTCACGCCCGGCAGGCTTGGGACACATTGGTCTTGCGGCTATGAAACGGCGTGCGGAAGAAGTCTCGGGCGAAGTAGTAATTGAATCGAGCCCAGGCAACGGAACTGCAGTCAGCGTTAGTGTACCCTTAACAACGAACGCCCATTAA
- a CDS encoding DUF2020 domain-containing protein — MPLSLLPRAISLVVAAGVLSSCAADTPTDPNNTSESSPSSPAISSAPVAPRDGLAVDALPEVGRGGQEACPYLDTQFVADANGQRVTDFGVDTRFNPPACVFYSYPDEPQLIVMVRRLSSFGQAMEVVDFAAPIDSTSPAEYGEWDGGRGALGGIPTGAGSVFAVAKDSMAVVVWSNQEQSVKAETIAKQVIINLGL, encoded by the coding sequence ATGCCATTGAGCCTACTTCCCCGAGCAATCTCCCTGGTAGTTGCAGCAGGAGTTCTCTCCTCCTGCGCCGCAGACACGCCCACCGACCCCAACAATACCTCCGAATCATCGCCCTCGTCGCCGGCAATATCGAGTGCGCCGGTCGCACCTCGTGATGGGCTCGCGGTCGATGCCCTTCCGGAGGTCGGCCGCGGCGGACAGGAAGCATGCCCGTACCTGGATACGCAGTTCGTGGCGGATGCCAATGGCCAGCGCGTGACCGATTTTGGGGTGGATACACGCTTTAACCCGCCAGCATGCGTGTTTTATTCCTACCCTGATGAGCCTCAGCTCATCGTGATGGTTCGTAGGTTGTCAAGCTTCGGACAAGCCATGGAAGTCGTTGATTTCGCAGCGCCTATCGATTCCACCTCGCCCGCCGAATACGGCGAGTGGGACGGAGGTCGCGGCGCGCTTGGCGGTATCCCCACCGGCGCCGGCAGCGTCTTCGCCGTGGCCAAAGACTCCATGGCCGTGGTGGTGTGGAGCAATCAAGAACAATCTGTTAAAGCCGAAACCATCGCCAAGCAGGTCATTATCAACTTAGGGTTGTGA
- a CDS encoding class E sortase, translating into MEKSRISLRQILGELLLTAGAVLLLFAFYEAFWTNVESGKLQEQAQEQLDETWQNPRKQLSPKLGEAFARMYIPAFGDDFQFAIVEGTDENDLLRGPGRYEQTQMPGEEGNFAVAGHRVGKGAPFNDLGSLETCDAIVVETQTAWVTYRVLPIAGDEAPRLDCLSSEQQDKLQSEYSHVQGRHITVPGDVSVLDPVPSLSGAIASEGILTLTTCHPQFSNAERMIIHAMEVENLPKTAGATNNQRPAALEETA; encoded by the coding sequence ATGGAAAAATCCCGCATAAGCTTACGCCAAATTTTAGGTGAGCTGCTATTAACAGCCGGCGCTGTGCTATTGCTTTTTGCGTTTTATGAAGCGTTTTGGACAAATGTGGAATCTGGAAAGTTGCAGGAGCAGGCTCAAGAGCAGCTCGATGAAACTTGGCAAAATCCCCGTAAGCAGCTTAGCCCGAAGCTCGGCGAAGCTTTTGCTCGGATGTACATCCCGGCTTTCGGCGATGATTTTCAGTTCGCGATCGTTGAAGGCACCGATGAAAATGACCTGCTGCGCGGACCTGGGCGCTATGAACAAACTCAGATGCCGGGCGAGGAAGGTAATTTCGCGGTTGCGGGCCACCGCGTGGGCAAGGGAGCGCCGTTTAATGATTTAGGCTCGCTGGAGACTTGCGATGCCATCGTGGTGGAGACACAAACCGCCTGGGTGACCTACCGCGTGCTGCCGATTGCGGGGGATGAGGCGCCGCGGTTGGATTGTTTAAGCTCGGAGCAGCAGGACAAGTTGCAGTCAGAATATTCCCACGTGCAGGGTCGGCACATTACGGTGCCGGGAGATGTTTCGGTGTTGGATCCGGTGCCATCGCTTAGCGGTGCCATCGCGAGCGAAGGCATTTTAACGCTTACTACCTGCCACCCACAGTTTTCCAATGCCGAGCGCATGATTATTCACGCGATGGAAGTAGAAAACCTGCCCAAGACTGCTGGTGCTACCAATAACCAACGCCCTGCAGCATTAGAAGAAACCGCATAG
- the yidC gene encoding membrane protein insertase YidC, whose translation MLDIFVYPVSGIMKLWHLLTHHFFDEQTAWLVSIVLLVLTVRSLIAPLTWYSVKAGRISALLRPRKAALPTATTPEEFQANQDAIDAMHKEHDYNPAIGCLPPLIMLPVFLGLYQVVLRMARPTFNGSIGFITAEEVDSFRDTMLNGVPIPAFISMPDSWATDLAVEPALVREKALPWLVLAIAFTVINLCISTTRSFWTTDFNSKLTRRVFILMLILIPFIPILLWSLAMNGPIPLAVIFYWFCTNLFTLSLTIVCQIALAKNYPLTDDVHNMRRESITDFREFRKLPSAEKKEHKAATKAENKKTAEIRREANKIRMAKRREERQAKLAQKKKAKTKDSAEEVENADVKDSDVQKTDD comes from the coding sequence ATGCTCGATATATTTGTCTACCCAGTTTCGGGAATCATGAAGCTGTGGCATTTGCTCACGCATCATTTCTTCGACGAACAAACTGCGTGGCTTGTATCCATTGTCCTGCTAGTTCTCACCGTACGATCACTTATCGCGCCACTGACGTGGTACTCAGTTAAGGCTGGGCGCATCTCTGCGCTGCTACGCCCGCGCAAGGCTGCGCTACCTACTGCAACTACCCCCGAAGAGTTTCAGGCGAACCAAGATGCCATCGACGCGATGCACAAAGAGCACGACTACAATCCTGCGATTGGCTGTCTGCCGCCCCTGATCATGCTGCCGGTTTTCTTAGGCCTTTACCAAGTAGTGTTGCGTATGGCTCGCCCGACTTTCAACGGCAGCATCGGCTTCATTACCGCCGAAGAAGTCGATTCTTTCCGCGACACGATGCTCAACGGCGTGCCCATTCCGGCGTTTATCTCCATGCCTGATTCCTGGGCGACTGATTTGGCCGTTGAACCTGCCCTAGTACGTGAGAAAGCCTTGCCGTGGCTGGTGCTGGCGATTGCTTTTACCGTCATCAACCTCTGCATCTCCACCACGCGCAGCTTCTGGACCACCGACTTCAACTCAAAGCTAACCCGCCGCGTCTTTATCTTGATGCTGATTTTGATTCCATTCATCCCGATCCTGTTGTGGAGTCTGGCGATGAATGGTCCTATTCCTCTGGCCGTTATCTTCTACTGGTTCTGCACGAACCTATTCACATTGTCCCTGACCATCGTGTGCCAAATCGCGCTAGCGAAAAACTACCCGCTTACCGATGACGTCCATAACATGCGCCGCGAATCCATCACGGATTTCAGGGAATTCCGCAAGTTGCCATCCGCCGAAAAGAAAGAGCACAAGGCAGCGACCAAGGCAGAGAATAAGAAAACTGCGGAAATCCGCCGCGAAGCTAACAAGATTCGTATGGCCAAACGCCGTGAGGAACGCCAAGCAAAGTTGGCCCAAAAGAAGAAGGCGAAGACCAAGGACTCCGCTGAAGAGGTTGAAAACGCTGACGTTAAAGACTCAGACGTCCAAAAGACAGACGACTAA
- a CDS encoding TetR/AcrR family transcriptional regulator, whose translation MTQKKSRRNRPSPRHRLLASATNLFTTEGIRVIGIDRILREADVAKASLYSLFGSKDALVIAYVETLDEQYREAWAERTAEVADPQGKILAFFDMAIEEEPGKEFRGSHFLNAAGEYPRPETDAERGIVEACLEHRRWMHSTMTELLNEINGYPSGSQADQLLIFLDGGMSGARLMRDIKPLNTARDLAVHMLSEPPADYSI comes from the coding sequence GTGACCCAAAAGAAGTCGCGCCGTAATCGCCCGAGTCCTCGTCACCGTCTGTTGGCATCTGCAACGAACCTTTTTACAACCGAAGGCATCCGCGTTATCGGTATTGACCGTATCCTGCGTGAAGCCGATGTGGCCAAAGCCTCGCTCTATTCGCTCTTTGGCTCTAAAGACGCGCTCGTTATTGCTTATGTGGAAACGCTCGATGAGCAATACCGCGAAGCTTGGGCAGAACGCACCGCAGAGGTTGCTGACCCGCAAGGTAAAATTCTCGCCTTTTTCGACATGGCTATTGAAGAAGAACCCGGTAAGGAATTCCGTGGTTCGCACTTTCTTAATGCAGCGGGCGAATACCCACGGCCGGAAACTGATGCCGAGCGCGGCATTGTAGAAGCCTGTCTGGAGCACCGTCGTTGGATGCATTCGACGATGACGGAGCTGCTCAACGAAATTAACGGCTACCCTTCTGGAAGCCAGGCAGACCAGCTGCTGATCTTCTTAGACGGCGGCATGTCGGGTGCGCGTTTGATGCGCGATATCAAGCCTTTGAATACTGCGCGTGACTTGGCGGTCCACATGCTTTCAGAACCGCCAGCGGATTACTCCATTTAG